ttttgataaattatttatgtgtaatatgtgtgaagtgtaatgattttttgcttttcttctctcaccTACCTGCAGGACCAAAAAGCTCACTGTCACAGGCTCATCACATGACTTGGATAGCGTCTGAAACCTCTCTTGTTAATAAAATACTATGTTACTTTTATTGTTgtcattatttcttattttcattattgttgttattattaatattaggaCACTTTTGCTGTACAccagttttgtttgttcagagaaaaaagaaacaaatatacacttaaaaagataaaaaagatttaattaaaaaaagagcaaaaaaagttcaacaaatgcaatgaaaaagtagaaaaatctattatttacagtaagcacacactatatatatcaatactttaacaaacaacattttaaactatttacaAAACAACCATTATTTagaattattaattaaatacacacacaatactacTACACTATATACAACTACTATTTACAACTCTTTACTATTTACAATACATACATGATCACTTGTtcaacttttttctcatttcctccaaCCATTGAGCTTTAGGAACAGGATCAGACAGAGGACAGTACACTGTGCCACGGTACTGACTGTGTCCAGTGTCAGCAGTGCGGAACTGACCACACTTTTTGCAGGTGTTTGCCTCTACTGTCCGCCTGTATGGTCTCTTCAGGGCTGTGCCAGCTTCCACTGTGCGTTTAGCTGCGCTGCTTTGTGGCTGAGCTACAGACACAGGGAGGACCACTGGCAAAAGGTTTAGAGTTTGTCCTGCTGGATTGAGGATCTGAGGGGAGGGGGTTTGAAATGGTCgtggtgctggaggaggtgTGACAAATAAATGTCCCTTTGGCACGATGGAGCGCGGGCGCTGACTCCAAACTGCCTGTCTCTGCTGTGCCTGCCCTGCTGTACTCTCAGGCAGCCGGTATTGATGTTCACGATGAGCTGGCTTGGGCACAGCAGGAAGCACTCTTGCATCCGGAAGAGGCTCGTTGGACACAGGTAGTGCTGGTGGCAAAGCCCCGGTGCCctgaagcagcacagacagcTCCTGTCGCTTCTGTCGCTTATTGTGCCACTGAACAAGGGTGTTCTGGTTAACCTCCACCAGCTGAATGGCTGTTCCCTGCATCACCAGGGAGTTACCAACCACGAGCTGTCTGATTTTATGGTAGTCCCTGAGAATTAGGGACCACCTGGAATCAGCCGTCCTGCCTCGCCGTACTGGGTTCGGGTGGAGATTGCAGAgcctgatgaaaatgttttccaccAAACGGCAGCAGTCAGGCCACTGAGCCGGTGCACTGCTTGCTCCCAACATGCAACGGGTGGTGCTCTCCACACCAGGAGTTGTTGGGGGCTTCTTTGGTGTTCGAAACCGTCCACTCAAAAGTCTCTCCTGGTGTCGTGCTGCATACACCACCCGCTGTTTGTCCACATCATCCAGGCTCCCCCACAGTGCGATGATTGTGTCCGTCTGCTGGTtggtgagacagagagcagactgtTCCCGCAGCTCTACCAAATACTCAGCAAGTCTGTCCACATGCTGGTACCCAGGAACATTCTGCTCATCAACAGCCTAGGCAAAGGATAAAACACgttagaaaatataaatgtaaaacctTCATTGACACTGAGCTTTCATGACACTGTATTAATGCTGTgggttttataaaatatatgtacagTTATCTATAGATCGACACTATTCTAAATTGAGACACTTACCATATCGTCAGAGGACGAACCCGTGGACACAGTGGATGAGGCAAAGGTGGATGTGGCGGAGGTCACGGTGGATGCGGCGGAGGTCACGGTGGATGCGGCGGAGGTCACGGCGGATGCGGCGGAGGTCACGGTGGATGTGGCGGGAACCAGGATGGATCTGCTGGGGGCCAGGGAGGAGACGCTGGAGGCCAGGCTGCTGACCAGTGAACCGACAGCAGATGTGGTagtggagggatgaggagtCCGAGAGGCTGGAGCCTGAGGGACCTCCAGGTCCAGCACTGTGGGGTCACCTGTGAGGTCAGAGaacccctcatcctcctccacgcTGTCCTCCACTTCATGCTGCTCAACCAGTTTAGCAGTCTCCTCTGAATCAGGATGCATGTCCTGCAGTGCCTGACCTGTCTGCCTGAACAGGTACTGCACCCCGATGAGCTCTCCTGAAACAACATATGAAAAATGGATCATTTACAAAGGTTAACAGGAGGTTTTAAAACCGAGCAGAAATACTAGTGTGTTCACAGATGCTTACCAGTGTAGCACGAGGGTGGACTAAACTCTGGTGCCACCTTCCTGCCAAACAGCTTCTGATAATTGCTGTTGACACAGTGAAGCAGGTCACCAGAGTAGCTGCGTAAAGATGATGGTCCGGCAGCTAGAGCAGCACTACCCCGATCCTGGTTCCACCGATGCAGTCCTTCCAGCAGGTAGGCCTGAAAATTCAGGCTGTTGGCACTGGTTCCTAGAAGTaaatttttaaagattaaattcTAAAGTATTATTAGACTAAATGAGCAACATGTCTGAGGGACACAAACCTGGAATGAAGCGGTTCAGGTGGAGGTGAAAGGACTCGAGAGATGTGGAGCCTCGAGCACATCTGAAGGTGGGCAACCGCACCCCTCCCTTTGTGAGCTCCCCTGTTTTGGCGTACAGAGCAACACCTGGCAGGTCCTGGATGCACTTTACATGTTTCTTCTGGACACGCCAAATGTGCTCTatcctctccctgtcaaacAGGGGAACTCCAAGGGAGTCGTTCCCATTGGTCCCCATGAGTCCCTGCAACAGATTCTCCAGCAGCCGGACGGTGGTCTCCTCACCACGGGTCCTCCTCCGACAGTGAAGAGCCAGCTCCTCCCTGGTCAGGTATTTGCTGAGGTCAGTATCCGTGATGGAAGACAGGCCCTGGGATTGAAGCTGCTGTCTTTTAGCTACACGCAACAGAGCCAAATCAGTTGCATCCCAATCGAATATGCACGCAGACAGACGTGACATAAACAGAGGGTACAGTTGATGAGCATCTGTTGCACATCCCAGGGCCAGACGGCGCATGAAGTGCCAGATATCCAGCCTTATGGAGAGGGCGGGCCACCCGCTGAATCTGGCCTTCAGCTTTGTCTCCTCTGCCTcagcacagcagccacagtCCACATAGAGGGCGACAGGAGGATCCACTCGAGCCTGCTGGTACCCCTTCACCAAGTCAGCTGCCATCAGGTCCAGTTCAGCTCCCTCCTGAGCGGTCAGCACACTCATGAGTATCTGGCCATGCTCATTTCCCACAGAGGTGAGCCAGAGCGCTGTCCCCTTGGCCTTTCCGGCCAGCTTCTTGGTGATCTGAAGGACACAAAATATATAGGACTTCAGtgaacatgattaaaaaaatactgaaatacagGATGCATTTAATAATCAGTAGcctaattttaaagaaaaaaagattgtttaACCTTTTTGGTTGAATCCATTTTAAGGATGGTGCCATGTGTTGACGTGATTGTGGCCTTGATGTGGTCCAGCCTTGTAAGAATGTCCTGGCTGTACACGGACAAGAGCCACTTACAACTTGGCACCACAGCAGGCTCTGGAGGCTCAGGGAATGCTATGGGCAACAGTCCGGGGCGCTGGAGGAAGTCCACACACTCTGTGGTGTACCGTGCCACCCGATTCAGCCACTCCTCTGTGTggttctccttcagctgcttcaggagTCTCGTGGGACTGTTACCCAGGCCTCTCTCCCGCAGAAGCCGGATCACCCGGATGTCACAGGCAAACCTTGGTCACAGATAGGATACAAGATATATCAGTTGGAATGTTTTACATCATTCTATTTGACAAGGCAAAGGGGAAAAGAAACGTTACTCACTTTTGTGTGAGGATGACCCGAAACTCTGAACGGTGAGCCAAGTCCAGCTGTGTGAGGACAGTCTGGCTCCATGAGACATGGTTGGCTCTACATTTGGTGCAGGTCAGAGTCTCTGTCACCATGTTGTAGATCCTGTCCACGTCCAGGACCCGTCGTGCTCTCTTGTGCAACCCTGCTCCTGTGAGTTGGTGCTGGCCACAGGCAGGGTTGGGACAGACCACCTTCACCTTCCACAACTTATATGGCATCCACACCAGCAGTGGATGTGCAAAAAAGCGGTCCGGTGCAGGAGCCTGGTGGTACAGCTGGCTTGGCTGTGGAGGATGGTACCAGAGCTTCAGGTTTTGCTGAAGCTCCAGTTTCCCCTTGGGCCCCACCTTTAAGAGGGTCTTTGCAATCCACTTGTGGTCTGCAGTTGGCAAGCCCTCTGACCACAGGCGGGGCAGCTGGGGAGTCGCTGGAGCTTCAGGTGTGTCAGTCCTGGGGTCCGCAGTCTgggcaaagacaaaataacacatgaaCATGCTTGATACTTGTAAAAAGAACTGCAGATGCTCTATGATATATGAAATGCTAAATTACTTACTGACACAGaagcacacactgctgcaggacCTGGTACAACCACCTGAGCAGCTGTCTGAGGGTCTGGAGCCTGTAACAGCATGGCAAGagtcacacacaatcaaacctTCAGTTATTATTCTACAGTATATAGTATAGCaattttatttgactgttttatattatatatttatatcattgtttatttgattgattgtgtgtcacagtgcagattcaaataaaggcaatattattttcaagttaTTTATTGGATCACAAATTAAGTACTGaagaatatttgttttgctgtaacCGTGACTGTTTCTCCACCTTGCGTTTTGCAAGGGactgttcatttgtatttagaTTGATTTTTGACACATTTCTCTGATATTGCAGATGCAGTAGATGACTTTACTGCTGCCCTACTGATCATAGTAAGTAGTATACTTGCATGTTCATCACATGACACAATTAATCacttaatgaattaattaaaagcaataaGTGTGACACCATGTGTCACACTTATTGCTAACTCTGTGATCAAGGCGGGATCATCATCAAAGCACCTCCAACTGTACCATGGTTGTATGAGCATCAAAAAACACAGCTGTACTTCTTTCTGTTACATATCCAACaagatgttctgtgttgttgtgttctgtttCTGAAACTACACATGAACTACTTGGATGTTTCAGGTTGGAATGTCAGTATGATAGGAGGGAATGAGGGGCACGAATAGTAATTTTGTATGCATGTTGTATGTTAATTTTGTATGCATTATAAGTTGTTTTGGAGctgatctctctctgtctttctctctctctctcaggcacacaccacacacacggcTACCTAGGCTGGATTGAGAAACCTGGTGTCTTAAGAGTGAGTCGTAACTCTCCTGCCAATGTTCTTGGACTTCCACACTAACAGTAACTACAGTTTTGTAACATGTACTGTATAGTGATGTTCATTatactgatattttttttaatttgaactgttttgcccagactttatatttaccaaacctttttttatatttaacatgcaATTGTACTGCATGTGAAGGTTTTGCATGTCAACTTtacactcaaataaaaagtaaagagcAGTAAGAAGCTGTGAAGGGTTTTCTCTTACATTGCAATCACAGGATTGAAAAATCAgtaggtttattttattatggttcgcCATCTGCTTGTAGCCATGTTTCAAACAGAGATTTTGTGAAAGTGGCATCTATTAACATGTTTTCCTTAACAAAAGTGCCTTTAATTTCTAACCGTGTACACAATAATTCAGCCTAGGTactttttgatttgaatgttttttactATTCTTAATAATCTTGTATAGACACACTGTAATAGACTGTATTCAAACAGGTGTAATTACTCACTGAGACAGCAATGTTGGCTGCTGAACTGGAGCTTGCTTCAGCAGAGTCGGTGACTTGGGTCTGTAAAGCATTCAGTCATAAGTCACTTGCATTAATAACACAGCTGCATTAATAAAACAGGTTGCTTTTTGATCTCTTCTTACCTGGGATACTTTTCGGGCTCTGCAGAGATTTGgctttgcagcagcaacatgagcaCCACCGAATCTTGGCTTGGTGAACTGGAAGGGAATAAAAACACCACCAGACTGTATCATTAGAGGACTATACTGTCAAACTATAATCCTGTGAGTCAGACATTCGTGGTCAGTTACGAGTGTCTAAATGTCCAAATACCATTGCCAAATTCAATAATGGTTGCTGCTTCGGTCCTCCTGCTCCCAGAACCTGTCccacagcagcactttgtccTACAGCGGTGTGGACTGGACCCACAGCTGGACTCTGCTGACCCATGGTACGCTGTGGCGGACCAGCCGTTGAAGTGGTGCTCTGGGTCAGACCCACTGCTGCAGGTCGTTGCTGCGTGGGCCCCTGAGCAGCACTCGCTCCGGTTGGCTGTTGGTTCGTTACAGAATAGATTTATCATAATTTGCATCTGCACTGAtatgcatgcgcacacacacaaacatatgaacacacactgcttgAGTCTTGAACTGACCAGTGTTACCTTCGGAGCGTGGAATCCACAGGTACACTTCCTGAGCTGACCAAACAAGGACATCTGTCCATGCGTCTGCATGGGACATTTCTCAATCTACAAATAACAGTTGAtataaatgaacacagacacagagctgatgTAAATGACTTGCTCATGACATGTTTATTAACTCATTGGctttcactgtattttctaTCATGAGTAAAAGTATGATTAGAGTACATAACaagcaataaaataaactgcGCAGTGCTCTTACCCTTTGATACAGCTCGTACCATTTCTTCTGTCTGGGAGCTGGCCTGTTCCCCTCACCTGCCGGCCAGGCCCCAGTGCTGGCAAACTTCTTCAGACGGGACATCCACTCTGAGTCCGCCATCGCCTTGTGTGTCTTTGGCTTGGTAGAAGATGCCTTCAGGGAcgcgaatgaatgaatgcacgTCTTTAGCAGCCATGACAACACACGTGTCAGGTATAAAAGCCGGACCAGCGGCATCATAACGCTGTAATAACCCTATGAATGCTACCTGTGTGCACTCTACGACGAATACATTAGGACGGGTCACCGCGTCTGACGACACGCCATTGTAAGTTAACAACATGACAATTAGCACTGTGCAAACGACGTGACAACACACGCGCGCGAGGTGAAATCACTTCTAGGCTCAAACTGACGTCTCATAACGTGAACAGAAGTGTATTAGATGCGTAAATACTCACCATGTCGACTGAACAGACGTGCTTTATTCTCTTCTCGTTTCGAACGCTCCGCTCCTGCGCCGTATTCACCGCTCTAAACGCCCCCTGTCGGCCACGATAAATAAAATTCCCCGTCCAACATTTCCGCCCCGTGATTGGTCAAATGTTGGACCGGGGGAAGAATTCGGCGAAATGATTGGTCGTTGAATGTTGGACTTTCGAATCCGATTGGCTCTCGGAGTCCAACATTGCGAATGTTGGACGGACGCTTCTGCGGCTGCTGGCGTTCAGGTCGCAGTCTCCcctggaggcgtgggttcgaatcccacttctgacattgtgcttttcatttgggcatagcctgcagcaagacatcagtactttgaaatgtctggaCATCTGTTCCAGGTGGACGTCTCTATATATGGTGTCTGTTGACTTCCTACATAGCTATGAGACCTCCGTTGAAAAAGCCTTGTTCTTGGTGGCACAGCCAGGGTATCACGCTGTATTACAGTATCTCACCATGTGGTGCATCTAGCAATTTGGGCCCCCAAGGCGAAGGGACACGTGTGGTTTCCTccgcatctgttgtttttcacttttatttcttattcatctaagaaagttctacttgtaacttcttcccaaccctacaaaacatattatcagtttcacaaatatactcacagtaaaatgaatttggttttccagcagaatccatgacagaagttgatgatgggcctctgtcttctaccaccagctctccaggttcttgacctcttctctgaagatggtttt
This sequence is a window from Paralichthys olivaceus isolate ysfri-2021 chromosome 6, ASM2471397v2, whole genome shotgun sequence. Protein-coding genes within it:
- the LOC138410567 gene encoding uncharacterized protein encodes the protein MPYKLWKVKVVCPNPACGQHQLTGAGLHKRARRVLDVDRIYNMVTETLTCTKCRANHVSWSQTVLTQLDLAHRSEFRVILTQKFACDIRVIRLLRERGLGNSPTRLLKQLKENHTEEWLNRVARYTTECVDFLQRPGLLPIAFPEPPEPAVVPSCKWLLSVYSQDILTRLDHIKATITSTHGTILKMDSTKKITKKLAGKAKGTALWLTSVGNEHGQILMSVLTAQEGAELDLMAADLVKGYQQARVDPPVALYVDCGCCAEAEETKLKARFSGWPALSIRLDIWHFMRRLALGCATDAHQLYPLFMSRLSACIFDWDATDLALLRVAKRQQLQSQGLSSITDTDLSKYLTREELALHCRRRTRGEETTVRLLENLLQGLMGTNGNDSLGVPLFDRERIEHIWRVQKKHVKCIQDLPGVALYAKTGELTKGGVRLPTFRCARGSTSLESFHLHLNRFIPGTSANSLNFQAYLLEGLHRWNQDRGSAALAAGPSSLRSYSGDLLHCVNSNYQKLFGRKVAPEFSPPSCYTGELIGVQYLFRQTGQALQDMHPDSEETAKLVEQHEVEDSVEEDEGFSDLTGDPTVLDLEVPQAPASRTPHPSTTTSAVGSLVSSLASSVSSLAPSRSILVPATSTVTSAASAVTSAASTVTSAASTVTSATSTFASSTVSTGSSSDDMVSVSI